The genomic region gcctgtctaagagtctcttaaacttATGGACAATCAGGGATCCCATTCTGTAATCAACACAGTAATTAGGTCTTTATAACTCCCATTCCATGATCAAAACTTAGTTTTACGTTTAAGAGAGTTACACCAAATATGTCCATGAAGTGTATAAACCCTGCACCAAAATCACGCATAGATCAGCTTTGACTGGTCTCTTAACGTTCTACAGCAGTTTGACCAAAACCACCATTGTTTCAAACACCAGCTAAGCTTGGCCTTCTGCTTGTTCCCAAGATTCATGCaactctttctttttcaatctttttattaaacatattataagTAAACAATACGTGAGGAGAATAGAATCCAGAATCGaacaataaaaacagaaacatcaatatattacAAAACGTAATACAATGTATAACATTATAACAgattgaacaatattatccctATCTCTGCAATTGGTGACACGTGGATTTTTCTCATCAAACCGTGTGCAGAAGGTATTCAGCCTGACAGAAAGGGAGGCTTCATTGTCACTGACTCACAAGATTGGCATAAGACACTGCTCTCCCTCTGGATTCTTCAACTCGTACGTCAATCCTGTGAGTTGGTTATGATTTGAATACTATGCCACATGTTCCTCAGGTTGCTGGTATCACAGAGGTATCTGGAGATTTTCTGGGCATACCCCCAATCTGCCTTCCTAATTGCACGGGGGAGTTCAGCCTTCGCTGATCTCAGTGCCATCTTGTTGCCCAACCTGAAAGCAGGGTCACGAATTCTGAGCAGGGCATTGACTTCCGTGTCCAGCCATAGTTTCTGATTTGCCCTGGCTATGTAGCATTTGATCACCACATCGTCCTCAATAAACTTGCCTGTGTAACTAGTCACTGAAGCCGTATGTGCATTGATGTGGATGTGGTGATCGTAGGTGGCTCGCTCCCTACATCCACTCTAGTCAGTGGATTCAAAGCAGTCATGCAGTACTGCTGTGGATTCCTCTAGCCAGGTCTTGATCTTCCTGTGAACTGGTTTGGTTCATTTTATCAGCGGTCTGTAAGCAGGGATCAAGAGGATGGATACGTGGTTTAAGCATCCAaggtggggatggagggggagcGGCTTTGTACACTCCAGGGACATTTGTGCAGACCAGGTTTCTACCTGGCAGCAAAATCGATTTACTGTTGGAACTTCGGCAGAACTGTTTTTAAAGTTGACATGTTGGAAGTTACTGGCAGTCAAACAACCATCAGGGAGAGTTTcctgggcttcacagatggccCCATAAAGCTCCTTCAATGCTTTCCTGACATTCATAGAAGGAGGAGCATCAACTGTTGTGATTAGAGAGGCTGTGATTTCCCCAGGTAAGTGGAAAGGCCTGGACTTCACCATTAACCATTCTATCTCTCATGAGCAGTAGGCTTTACCTCTGAGACATTTGTACACCAGTCCTTGTTTGAGATATATGCGAATCTTCCCAGGAGTAGTAGCATTTCTGTCTGTCCGGGAGGGAACATGACCTTCTAAATGGATGGCTGATCCCGAGTGGAGTCCCAGAgacatctttccattattaaaAGGTTGCACCAGTCCTTCATTTCTCAGATGCAACAGCAgattatccagtttatttttcagAGTGCCTACATTTGCAAATAAAATTGTCGGGTGCGCAGGCTTGGATGGATTTGCTTTGAGTCTTGCCAGCCCACTTACTGCACTCCTACTTCTGCGCACGCCATTCCCAACAACCTCTTCCCTGAGCTTCTGTAGTAAGTTTCAGTTTGGTGTTTGGGCATACTGCCCTCTGTTATATTTGCACAGTACCTCTAGATTGGCAGAACTAAACAAGCCTTGGGCAGTTTGTTTAGGCACCAGTTTCCAGATGAAGGTTGGATGAGGGGAATGTTTTTATTTGGTGACCATCTTAATTCCTTCATTTTGTAGATGAAAAAATCCATCCAGTTACCTCATAATCATTTATAGCctcatttctctatgttctcaGAAGCACCTCACAACTAATCAATTTAGAAGGTCTTATCTACTTTGAAATAAGGACCTCACAGAGGTTTTtcaaatcatgaagggcataaaTAAACAATAGTAATGACGTGTTTCCCAGGACAGATGATCCTCTGTAGCCAAGTTTGAGGACCATATACTGAGTCCACAGAAGGATTTAGACCGGTTGGGAGGTTGGGCAAAGATATTGcatatggagtgaaacatgaaagtctgcagatgctgtaattgtagtaaaaacacagaaatgctggaggatctcaggcccttcagcccatgatgttgttctGACCTATACAACTCTACTCCCCAACAATCTAATCCTCCCTacctcttaaccctctatttgcctatgggaagaagggctcaggcctgaaacatcagttaaatatctttactgagttctgctgagttcctccagtatttctgagtTGTTAATTGCAGATGGAACACAGTACAGTATgaacatgcactttggtggaaggaataaaggtgtGAGCTATTTTCTTAATGAGCATTGAGTTTGGAAATCAGAGTTACAGAGGAGCTTGAGAATCCTCGTgtaaaattccctgaaggttaactTGTGGGTAGAGTTCTCacttctcacgggcagtgagaaccctgaacgaccaaaggagctgatcacactgaccatccaagactctcatattcatgaaactaaatatttatctatttatttgtatatatgtatagTTGTActtttgtcctgcatgtgtatggtttgtctggtcgtgtgtctgcctgctttgcactgaggaccggagaacgctgtttcgtcgggttgcacttgtgcaatcagatgacaataaacttgacttggtaaggaaggcaaatacaAAGCTGCCATTCATTTCCACAAAAATGGAATATAGAAACAGAGATGTAATAATGAgatcagttttgggctcctcaactgtggaaggaggatgtgttggcattgagagagtccagaggagctttactaggatgattcccaaaatgAAAGGGTTACTGAATGAGGAGCCTTTGATGGCTCTGGGTCTGTACTCACtgggtttagaagaatgaagagggatgcaattgaaacctattgaatactgaagggcctggatagagtggacatagAGAGGATGTTTCATCAGGTTGGGGAGTCTAAGACCATAGGGCTCAGCCTCAGAATATAAGAACGATTATtgggaacagagatgaggaggaatttctttaaccaggtgtcctgaatttgtggaattcattgccacggacggctgtgaaggccaagtcaCTGGGGATACCTGTATTTATGATGGAGATAAATAGATTCTAAACTTGGAAATGGACAAGAAAACCCCATTTTAAATTTCAGGGAGGGTGGGGAAATCTAAGAATGTGGTCAGCATTGAAATAGGAACAAATCATTGATTGATGGAAAGAAATAAGTCCGAGCATTGGCCTTCTGGCCTGTCAACCCATGAAAAGTTACTGATAATCTCAGCAATATTACAATAGGTGGCGATTATTCGGTCTCAGGTATTTGTTCTACCTTGACATTATGTTTGACTTATAACACCGCATAAAAAGGTTTtatttcctgaatacttttggatTTTGTTTTGTAGATTATGGACCGCAGATCACGAAAATCATCTTAATATTTTCCTTTAGATATAGCCTATTATGTgattcctgtaatattttaagtcttctaatctattgtccacaaagcaaactgctttggtcagtccaagcatgtctgggcatgagctcagtgcagatgctatgcaaatattgtcttaggtctgggcatgcttagtcaggatagatgcagacaggctataaaagcagctcatatATACAGATGTTGTCGACATAGATGATATGCATGTTGATGCACGTGCTCTTCAGCCAATAACATAGCGAGTGTACtttacaatagcatttattgtcttcaggaagattcaatacaacagaaatgtctcgtcaatgtcgcaatagctgtgatacattctgttctATTTGTCGTAAGTATATGCTAAAGGCTCCAAAACACAACATGACAACAAGCCtcagcatacaaaaccatgaggtgcaacatgccattgaaaattcattttctgcattcgcacttgttCCCTccagatcttggtgcagtcagtgacgaacacggtgaaaagtttcaccaggacattgcgaccatggaaaagcagtatcacgGCAACTGGAATGCATGAATGCTGGCtgcctattgttggacactggcataaggggcatcagatgctgagtacaaatgaaaatcagcggcaaaagaTTTTTAGGTCACTTGAACTAATGTAATTACATGATTAAACATactaattcaataaaagttaatttaatgtttctccaacttcctacatgatgcaacaaatctgaaattatctttgtgctcaGGTTGAAGTTGCATAAttaattccaatttttttttcaggatgcaaaaccttttgaaaagatttgttatCCAGTGTAATAGGTCTTCTTCATGTCACTTTGGTTATTGAGAATTTACTAAACCTAGCAACTAGTCCAAAATGGTTTATCCCTTATCTTTAAAATAACCCTTTTTTCTGACAGTGGTCTTATTTTGCAGCCCCGACTCGAGAAAGCTTGATTTCCACAGTGCCCAAAAATCTATCAATCccgatcatatcagaggtttggatcttgagtttgggctgctgatggttggaacaggagtctgtgcagctgcagaggctgcgggagagctGGACGAGAACccatgggcactcagtgactgAAGCAACtaccttttgcttccctttccctcttACTGTGAGAGGCATCGGGCAATGCTAACGGTGACCCTTGTtttccttatggcagacaaaaggaaattttgtgtaatttacATTTTTTGTCGCATTACATGacaaataaaaggaatcttgaatcttgacctCGCCATGCCCTGAGGTAGCCTCTGACTTCTCTCCTGACAGCAAAACAGAAAAATGCCTGAAAtaatcagtgggtcagacagtatCTGTAGACGAAGACACAGAATTAATGTTTTAGTTTAATGACCTGTCTGTCTTCAAACAAGAATGGGTTTTACTCTCAACAGaatgagtatttctagcatttttccAATTGTATGTCATTCTTTAGTTTCCTTTACTTGATTCCACTCTCAAAGGCCTTGCCCTGTGAGTGCACTAAGAAGCCTAGGGATCCAAGAGATCGAGGTGTATTTTTCAAGAGGGCACCTTGCCATGAGTTTGCATGCTGACATTTTAAACTGACAGTCTGAATAGTGGCAAAGCTTCTATGTGCGCTCATAACGAGACTTTGCCTTCAGAATGAAACCGTCAGAATAGCGTGCACACACACCTTGAAAGCAAATACACCATGTTCTGCCCTTAACAATACATCATAGGattgacaataattttttttttggcaatgATTCCTAATTCTCATTGCCCTCAGCCACAAAAGTTATTTATTTCTATCTTCCTCTTTCATTCCCCCTTATCCCCAACTTCAATCAAATGGCTCGTTacctatttatctatttatttgtatatacataCTTGTCATTAGCCTTTTAAGTTTTACATCTATAATCCTGGATGTACAATCACATCCTTCATTTCAACTGAGACCAGATGCCACTCTACTGAATGTACACTGCCTTTCTTCCAAAACCAAAATACCTTTCAAAGTCAGGTTGAAGTAAAGACTTTTTCTTTTTTCCGCGTCAGTGACAATTCTGAGGAGGTTGAACAGATCCTTTGTCCTAGTCAGGAATATCGATCTTATTTATTTGTTGCCTCTTTTTGATCTAATTTAATTAGATTAGTATCATAATTTGTCTTTGcaagtatctgttcagctgcagtaagTAAGCATTTCCGTGCATATGTACATTAAACAATATGTATGACATCAAACTCATTATTACCATCATGTGACTGAGTGatgaaaatttatttaaataattaacAGTCCCCGGTCTTCAGTAGAAAACTCCATGCTTGTCTCCCTTCCAAAGCAACAGCCCTATTTCGGATGTTGAACAGTGTTTTTTAACCAATGACACTTCAAGCTGTTTACAATCGTTTCCCTGAATCTGTCACcagaaaaaaagtagaaaatggGATTGGTAATGACGCTGAGAAAAGCCACAGGTCTTGAAAGAGCATAAGCAGCCTTTATGCACTCGACCACCCCCTTTGAGATATTGATATTTTCCAATCTGGACACCACGCGAGCATTTCTCATGATGTGATAAGGGGTGAATAGTACAGAGAATATAGCAATGGCCAAAATGACCAGGGTGAGTGGCTTCTCGAGAGGAACGTTCCAGGTTCTTTCTTGTCTCAAATTCTTCAACTTGCGAGCTGTTTTCACGCAGAAAACTCCCATGATGCTCATCGGTAGCACAAACCCAAAAATGGTGAGGAACACATTGTAAATGAGATTGTGGACTGGGTTCCCGGAACTTGCATAGTCCATGCACTTAATGATGGTACTGTTATCAATAGTGGTATTGTCGGAATCAATAAACATCAATAAAGGGATTATTTCCAAGGTGACAAAAATCCATAGGGTGACACAGATGAAGATGGCTCCCTTTTTCCTCTGAAACATGTGTTTCTTCAATGGGTTGCTAACAAGCAAGTAGCGGTCAATGCTAATACAAGCCAGGAATAGCATGCTTAAGTACATGTTTGTGTAGAGAATGTACCGGTTTATCTGGCAGAGCAAACTACCGAAAATCCAATGTTTGCCATTGGCGTAATAGACCACAATCATTGGGAGCGTGCAGATGAAGACCAGGTCCGAgatggaaaggttgaagaggtaaATGTTGCTGCATTTCCAATTCTTCAGGCAGAATATGTAACCGCTTATCACAACAACATTCTCTATCAGTCCTAAAAGGAACTCGATGCTGTACATGGTTGTGAGATAGTAGGAATCAAGGATGTCATTAATTCTGGAGCAAGTCCCATTTATTTCCTAGAATTTCAAACAGAAACAGGTGACTGGAGTTATCATTTAGTTAGAAAGCAAagaactcccagtggccaaccatttaaatttcacacaCCATTACCGCACTGACGATTTGAGGCTTGCAAAATGGAGTAACAACACCTTAGCATCAATATTGATTTGCCCAGTTTCTCTCTTCCACCCTCTcttttctacattggagaaactagACGCAGACTGTGAGATGACTTTATTGTctgcctcggctctgtccaccccagtggccatccatttccattccccatcctattcacttgctgacatgtccgtccatggtctcGTACACTGCTAGactaagaccacccgcaaattggaggaacctcaCCTTGTCTTCCTGtcagcaccctccaactggatggcagtaatatcgacttctctggcttttgttaaacccaacccccacctccctccaccccaAGCTTCTCCCCTTCAtttcttccccatcaccttctcccagctctttttctctcttccctggctcctttcacacagacatgataaattctcacctctccccttatcatgtccaattaacaccttctgttgttctggattccttccccaaccagcactgtctgaattttGAGATTTCCTGGGACTTCCTGCTTCTGGTTCACTCTGCTTTATTTCTTGAAAAAGGGtttaggcccgaaacgtcggcaataaaTCTTTGCGTTTTAtggatgagttcctccaacatttcagtgttttttcactcatcctctgttctactgctctgaatctttccctctctttctccgcctttgtttccatttctgttaaccactccctcctctctttctctctctctctctctctttctttccctacccttctctcctccagctcccacccccATCCTTCTTCAATCAGAGAGCTCCCTTCTTAGCCCACTACCTCTCACTTCTCTTTTCCCCTCCTACCTGGATCCACCTAGTACCTCTTACCTATTAGCTTGTACTCCTCTCCATTATTTTCAGGACTCCTGAAGATGGGCTCAGGGTCAAAACGTCGActgtcttttttttcccactggacgctgcttgaactgctgagtttctctagtgttTTTGTAGTAATGTAataaaccccagcatctgcagattttcttgaggatcagaagatataggagcagaagtaggccatttggcccattgagtctgctgcgccattctaatcatgagctgatccatcctcccactcagccccactccccgcccTTCTCCCAATAGTCCTGAccgatcaaatacctgtcaatctctgccttaaatacacccaacgacctcacttccacagctgccagtggcaacaagttccacagacacaTGACCCTCTGACGAAATAAAGTCTCTGATTTAAAGTGAATCTAGAAATTACGTCCCTTTGTCTGAGAGTCGCCAACCATAGGAAACATCTAATATTAAAAACAAGATAACAAGACAAATGATTCCAATCAAAGTGATCctcaaaaatgttaaaataaatttcGAAGTTTGGTTGTCTCAATCTATTTGTTCTTTTGGTTGATTTTTGAAGATACTAACATGTTATTTTAAAGTGGAGACTGACACTTGTAGGACACCTAAGAAATTCTTGTCgtcatgtggtgatacaaccattacactggccgcactcctaccggccgactgcaggggggcaacctctctacctgcaggtaggcaacctggaagGTTGGCCCCCACCTGCTGATCACTGACCCGCATAATGACTCGAGCTGGCCCCTTCGGAGAGCcagacatgtggagccagcaaTGATACTGAGACTGGTGTTTACAGGTTTAAGCTAATtgaagtctgttgtacagtctgagGACTTTGCGTCAGATTTATTTCCACAGCAGCGCTCACAAGTCATTTTTGAAATCATGTCTTGGGATCAGCTGGAAGGGAAGGCCAGCTTTAGTTTAGTACTTCACTAGAAAGACCCCTcagaaacattttaatttaatttagacatggtaacagacccatgagcccgtgctgccctagtaccccaattaacctacaaccctgtatattttgaagggtgggaggaaactggagtgcccagcggaaacccacgcggacacacGGGagcatgtgcaaactccttatagagtggcggatttgaaccctggtgctGTGATTGTGTTACACTAGCAGGGCTTCTGTACTTCATGTACTGGAGATGATCGTACTTTTTCTCTGTGCACTGTGTAACGTACAGcaagaaatgaaaataaagaagatGAAAACAGTGTTCAGGAGGATTCCAAATGGACACATAaaagtcagaatcaggatttattgtcatgaacaagccatgaaatttggtgttttgcaacagcgtcatcgtgcaaacattcataatatAGCCATCTTATAACATTATTATATAAAAGATAATgcgtgaaaagtaaggcagtgtctttggttcattgatcgttcaggaatctgacggcagaggggaagtagctgtccctgtgccgctgaatgctcgtcttcaggctcctgtacctttttcccgatagtagcagagtaaAGTgggcatgtcctggatggtgggggtcctcgaggatagaggctgctttttttaaggcaccatctcatgtagacgtcttcgatggagtgaagtctggtgcctgtgatgttgcagggaaTGTAGGGAATGGAAAGATATAGATCTTATGCAGACAAAGAATTTCCAGAAGAACCGAAGGGCCAGCACGGTGTGCAGTCATGAGCACAAGGCTATTAAAAGCCAGCGATCAGGGTTCGAaccctatgctgtctgtaaggagcttgtatgttctccccatacctGTGGGGGTTTCCTCCAGATCCCTGCCTTCAAAAGAtaagggtttgtaggttaattgaggtattttggTGGTATGGGGTCTtgggccagaaggtcctgttaccatgctgtttgtctaagttaaattaaaaattaaactcagcaggtcagagagcatccatgggtagaaatgatcagtcagcgTTTTGGGTCTgatgcttttatttttaattaggcATCACATAGGGCGAagactttgtgggccaaaggaccttatCCATGTCATGTGTCTTTTGAGCTCTGATGTCTTTTGTGGGACCTCTTGGCCACTGAATTTGGGTAATTAAACTCGTCGCAGCCAAAACAAGCAATGTAATCTTATAATGTGCTTCACTTGCTGTTTGGATTCCCAGGATGGGAATTATGCCAATTCGGCTAAAAGTTACAGTCACACTATTTCCAGCtttcccatttcagaaggaactTGGTGGTCTTGTTTTAAAGAAGCTGCTTGGTTCATTTCATTGTTGTTTACAATAATTTGCCTTaagatcaaaatcagaatcagaatccagtttattgtcatttcaagatttttttattgtcatgtaataaaacagagaatgtaatattgcacaaactTGCCTTTAGTCTCCCGTAAGGCAGACTAAGATGCACCATCAGCAGGAACTGTCTGGTGCACCTTACAGTCAGAAGAAGAGAAGAACAAGAGAGTCCCGtccacaacccccctccccccacccgagTCACAAAGTGGActtgcctccagccctcccgcagcctccTCAGCCATACAGGCTCCAGtccatccgagctccagatccgaaactgccaacacgatcaggaagccctcagtgccctcggcaccctctcacgtctcggttccgatacctggcaccACTTCAGTCTGTCTCCAGCTGTCCACAGCCTGGTGGGAGTCCTTTGGCCACG from Narcine bancroftii isolate sNarBan1 chromosome 9, sNarBan1.hap1, whole genome shotgun sequence harbors:
- the LOC138742711 gene encoding succinate receptor 1-like, with product MQHSQLQVGRIISSMVRSEKAVYNHLLCFCLARAISIGSRSRFMHLMEINGTCSRINDILDSYYLTTMYSIEFLLGLIENVVVISGYIFCLKNWKCSNIYLFNLSISDLVFICTLPMIVVYYANGKHWIFGSLLCQINRYILYTNMYLSMLFLACISIDRYLLVSNPLKKHMFQRKKGAIFICVTLWIFVTLEIIPLLMFIDSDNTTIDNSTIIKCMDYASSGNPVHNLIYNVFLTIFGFVLPMSIMGVFCVKTARKLKNLRQERTWNVPLEKPLTLVILAIAIFSVLFTPYHIMRNARVVSRLENINISKGVVECIKAAYALSRPVAFLSVITNPIFYFFSGDRFRETIVNSLKCHWLKNTVQHPK